In Streptomyces sp. SN-593, a single genomic region encodes these proteins:
- a CDS encoding type I polyketide synthase translates to MGRDGAEPDRAPGPARGAAGGPGAEPGNQAEAVAIVGMACRYPGGVDSPAGLWQLAADGREAVGPLPADRGWDLAAVPGTEGPEPCAPGAPGVDRGGFLDGAAEFDAEFFGMTPAQAQAADPQHRLMLEVCWEACERAGLDPAELREAETGVFVAAASSGYGAGHPDGGAAEGPLSVRLADAFGLRDPAAGDPPAADPPHSLAALLQAGEALRAGECAFALAGGVTVHATPEEFLRPLGDLAPDGRCKAFAAAADGTGLAEGAAVLVLERLADARRGGHPVLALLRGGATRPQDGPGGPDAPDGASHLGLIRAALADAGLRPDEVDAVEAHGSGTAPGDTAEAAALIAAYGRDRAADRPLWLGAVTSNLGHTGRAAGAAGVIKTVEALQRGVLPKTLHAAAPTPRVDWHTGGVRLATKDVAWPRGERPRRAGVSSLGAATADTHVILEEAPPISTSPPVDPSPPVPAARPVSGPRPAPAGAVPAAGAAAASGASPSPASGRAVPSGPARTAAADSAAGAVPDTVPAAAPVAAPGSAGAGAEVSAPAGATGPVRGAVPGAAPTRGAAPGTVSASTPVPATRVGRAVVVEGIPGAGAGPVAGSGTGAASGAAPSVVPSAASGVGRAVTGGAPSAGSPGAVRDAAAPPGPVAAAAPMPGGATATASASSSPGAAPGAGRGAGSGPGTPAPSGAAVRRGRGGAAEETGAVLAWPVSGRSAAGLSAQARQLADFVSARPELDPRDLAWSLAATRPALEHRAAVVGTSREDLLAGLAALAEGRARTGTVSGVVGGAGRLGFVFTGQGAQRIGMGQGLHAAFPAFADAFDAACAALDSHLDRPLADVVRGGDAAGGAQPGTLDDTQWTQAALFAVEVALFRLLESWALRPDILAGHSIGELAAAHVAGVWSLPDAAAVVAARGRLMQALPRGGAMVAVATSERAAEAVLERHPGAALAAVNGPQAVVLSGEADAVTAAAAELAAAGARTHRLRVSHAFHSPLMEPMLAAFADVAASVSYRSPGIPMASALTGRAAADEVAEPGYWVRHVREPVRFADAAGVLRAAGVATFVEIGPDGVLATMGPQTRSGPGAPVGAGRPGEASDELWVPALRRGRDEPRTLVTTLARLHTRGVPVHWTAFHGSGGGRRVDLPTYPFQRRRYWLSAVTPAGGAPAPVRPDGDGRAEDRTAALLAALDRVEQGWAGLDPDRDTAERVAERLRRMLARWTAAVDGSAPDPGRPGADEDPAPRNTDARPDEGSGPA, encoded by the coding sequence GTGGGGCGAGACGGTGCGGAGCCCGACCGGGCGCCGGGACCCGCGCGGGGCGCGGCCGGCGGGCCGGGAGCGGAGCCGGGGAACCAGGCGGAGGCGGTCGCGATCGTCGGGATGGCCTGCCGTTACCCGGGCGGCGTCGACTCGCCCGCCGGGCTGTGGCAGTTGGCGGCCGACGGCAGGGAGGCCGTCGGACCGCTTCCCGCGGACCGCGGCTGGGACCTGGCCGCCGTCCCCGGCACCGAGGGGCCCGAACCGTGCGCGCCGGGTGCACCCGGCGTCGACCGGGGCGGATTCCTCGACGGCGCGGCCGAGTTCGACGCCGAGTTCTTCGGGATGACCCCGGCGCAGGCCCAAGCGGCCGACCCGCAGCACCGGTTGATGCTGGAGGTCTGCTGGGAGGCGTGCGAGCGGGCCGGGTTGGACCCGGCGGAGCTGCGGGAAGCGGAGACCGGGGTGTTCGTGGCCGCGGCCTCCTCGGGCTACGGGGCCGGGCACCCGGACGGCGGCGCCGCGGAGGGCCCGCTGTCGGTGCGCCTGGCCGACGCGTTCGGGCTGCGGGACCCGGCGGCCGGTGACCCCCCGGCCGCCGACCCGCCGCATTCGCTCGCCGCCCTGCTCCAGGCCGGAGAAGCCCTGCGTGCGGGGGAGTGCGCGTTCGCGCTCGCCGGTGGCGTCACCGTGCACGCGACCCCCGAGGAGTTCCTGCGGCCCCTTGGGGACCTCGCGCCCGACGGCCGTTGCAAGGCGTTCGCCGCGGCCGCCGACGGTACGGGGCTCGCCGAGGGCGCGGCCGTGCTCGTGCTGGAACGGCTGGCGGACGCGCGACGCGGCGGCCACCCCGTGCTGGCGCTGCTGCGCGGCGGCGCGACACGCCCGCAGGACGGGCCCGGCGGCCCGGACGCACCGGACGGCGCGTCGCACCTGGGGCTGATCCGGGCCGCGTTGGCCGATGCGGGGCTTCGCCCGGACGAGGTCGACGCGGTGGAGGCCCACGGCTCCGGCACCGCGCCCGGCGACACGGCGGAGGCCGCCGCGCTGATCGCCGCCTACGGGCGGGACCGGGCGGCCGACCGGCCGCTCTGGCTGGGAGCGGTCACCTCCAACCTCGGCCACACGGGCCGTGCGGCGGGCGCCGCGGGCGTCATCAAGACGGTCGAGGCCCTCCAACGCGGCGTGCTCCCCAAGACCTTGCATGCCGCCGCGCCGACACCGCGCGTCGACTGGCACACCGGCGGGGTCCGGCTCGCCACGAAGGACGTCGCGTGGCCGCGCGGAGAACGGCCGCGCCGCGCCGGCGTGTCGTCGCTCGGTGCCGCCACGGCCGACACGCACGTGATCCTGGAGGAAGCTCCCCCCATCTCCACATCGCCCCCTGTGGACCCGTCTCCGCCCGTCCCAGCGGCTCGACCGGTGTCCGGCCCCCGGCCCGCCCCGGCGGGCGCTGTCCCGGCCGCCGGTGCGGCCGCGGCTTCCGGGGCGTCGCCGTCGCCGGCCTCCGGTCGCGCTGTGCCGTCGGGCCCCGCGCGCACCGCGGCTGCGGATTCCGCCGCGGGTGCGGTCCCGGACACGGTGCCGGCTGCTGCTCCGGTAGCGGCGCCGGGCTCGGCGGGGGCCGGGGCAGAGGTCTCCGCCCCGGCCGGCGCCACGGGTCCGGTGCGAGGTGCGGTGCCGGGAGCGGCGCCGACCAGGGGTGCGGCGCCGGGGACGGTCTCGGCCTCCACGCCCGTACCGGCCACGAGGGTCGGTCGGGCCGTCGTCGTGGAGGGTATTCCGGGAGCCGGTGCGGGCCCGGTGGCGGGTTCCGGCACGGGTGCGGCCTCAGGTGCTGCTCCGTCTGTTGTTCCGTCAGCCGCTTCGGGTGTCGGCAGGGCCGTGACGGGGGGCGCCCCTTCGGCGGGCAGCCCGGGTGCCGTCCGTGATGCGGCGGCCCCTCCCGGTCCGGTGGCGGCCGCCGCCCCGATGCCGGGCGGTGCGACGGCCACGGCATCGGCCTCGTCGTCTCCGGGTGCGGCCCCGGGGGCCGGTCGGGGCGCGGGCTCGGGCCCCGGCACGCCCGCGCCGTCGGGTGCGGCGGTGCGGCGCGGGCGCGGGGGCGCCGCCGAGGAGACGGGGGCGGTTCTGGCGTGGCCGGTCTCGGGGCGGTCGGCCGCCGGCCTGAGCGCGCAGGCACGGCAGTTGGCCGACTTCGTGTCCGCGCGCCCCGAACTGGACCCGCGGGACCTGGCCTGGTCGCTCGCGGCGACCCGTCCCGCACTGGAACACCGCGCGGCGGTCGTCGGCACGAGCCGCGAGGACCTGCTCGCCGGGCTGGCCGCGCTCGCCGAGGGGCGGGCCAGGACGGGCACCGTCTCCGGGGTCGTCGGCGGCGCCGGCCGGCTCGGGTTCGTCTTCACCGGCCAGGGCGCCCAGCGGATCGGCATGGGCCAGGGCCTCCACGCCGCGTTCCCCGCCTTCGCCGACGCCTTCGACGCGGCCTGCGCCGCGCTCGACAGCCACCTGGACCGGCCGCTGGCCGACGTGGTGCGGGGCGGGGACGCGGCGGGCGGTGCCCAGCCGGGCACCCTGGACGACACCCAGTGGACCCAGGCCGCGCTCTTCGCCGTGGAGGTGGCGCTGTTCCGGCTGCTGGAGTCCTGGGCGCTGCGCCCCGACATCCTCGCCGGGCACTCCATCGGCGAGTTGGCCGCGGCCCACGTGGCCGGCGTGTGGTCGCTGCCCGACGCGGCCGCGGTCGTGGCCGCGCGCGGACGGCTCATGCAGGCGCTGCCCCGCGGCGGCGCGATGGTCGCGGTGGCCACCTCGGAGCGGGCGGCGGAAGCGGTGCTGGAACGGCACCCGGGCGCCGCCCTCGCCGCGGTCAACGGCCCCCAGGCCGTGGTGCTCTCCGGCGAGGCCGACGCCGTGACCGCGGCGGCGGCCGAACTCGCCGCGGCCGGCGCCCGCACGCACCGGCTGCGCGTGTCCCACGCCTTCCACTCGCCGCTGATGGAACCGATGCTGGCCGCCTTCGCCGACGTGGCCGCGTCGGTGTCCTACCGCAGCCCCGGTATCCCGATGGCGTCGGCGCTCACCGGGCGCGCCGCCGCCGACGAGGTGGCGGAGCCCGGCTACTGGGTGCGGCACGTGCGGGAACCGGTCCGGTTCGCCGACGCGGCCGGTGTGCTGCGGGCCGCCGGTGTCGCGACGTTCGTGGAGATCGGGCCGGACGGGGTCCTGGCGACCATGGGCCCGCAGACCCGCTCCGGTCCCGGCGCGCCGGTGGGTGCGGGGCGGCCCGGCGAGGCATCGGACGAACTGTGGGTGCCGGCGCTGCGGCGGGGCCGCGACGAGCCCCGGACGCTCGTGACGACACTGGCCCGGCTGCACACCCGGGGTGTTCCGGTGCACTGGACCGCCTTCCACGGGTCCGGCGGCGGCCGCCGGGTGGACCTGCCGACGTACCCCTTC